The Devosia sp. YIM 151766 genome includes a region encoding these proteins:
- a CDS encoding N-acetylmuramoyl-L-alanine amidase, with protein MTRQFLTRLALLPLLVLVFLGIVHAQDEASPPALPNVIDARITVAPDRARLVIDLAARTEFSFVSLDEPDRLAVDLRAGTFSVPEAEGNPAEAELVSSYAIEQAAADRVRTTLTLSAPAQVQQAYVLDPFDGQPARLVVDIIPATAEEFAANVERDRAASAGAPAVSTPAGGSELPIATKPLVVIDPGHGGIDSGAETAEGVREKDIVLAFSLRLQELLVESGRFDVALTRQTDTYLRLEERVALARANKADLFISIHADSFQQPEIRGASVYTRDENATDVLDKVLADTENRSDVIAGFTMPPMAPEVVDILLDLMRREMRVQSFMAAQSIVHQLEPSVALRRFPVRQADFFVLQAPDVPSVLVELGFLSNASDIANLMQSDWRDRTAEAIARGISTYFDSLQEEP; from the coding sequence TTGACCAGACAATTTCTGACTCGATTGGCGCTGCTGCCATTGTTGGTCCTGGTTTTCCTGGGCATCGTGCATGCCCAGGACGAGGCCAGCCCACCGGCCCTGCCCAATGTGATCGATGCCCGGATCACCGTTGCGCCCGACCGGGCGCGGCTGGTGATCGACCTGGCCGCCCGCACCGAATTTTCCTTCGTCTCCCTGGATGAGCCGGACAGACTGGCTGTCGACCTGCGCGCCGGAACTTTTTCCGTCCCGGAAGCCGAAGGCAATCCGGCGGAGGCGGAGCTCGTTTCCAGCTACGCCATCGAGCAGGCGGCTGCCGACCGGGTGCGGACCACATTGACGCTGTCCGCCCCGGCCCAGGTGCAGCAGGCTTATGTACTGGACCCCTTTGATGGGCAGCCGGCGCGCCTGGTGGTGGACATCATTCCCGCGACCGCGGAAGAATTTGCCGCCAATGTCGAGCGCGACCGCGCGGCCTCGGCGGGTGCGCCTGCGGTTTCGACCCCGGCCGGCGGCTCGGAATTGCCCATTGCCACCAAGCCGCTGGTTGTCATCGACCCCGGCCATGGCGGCATCGACAGCGGCGCGGAGACGGCGGAGGGTGTCCGCGAGAAGGATATCGTCCTGGCCTTCTCACTGCGCTTGCAGGAATTGCTGGTTGAATCCGGGCGCTTCGATGTGGCGTTGACGCGCCAGACCGATACCTATCTGCGGCTGGAAGAGCGCGTGGCGCTGGCGCGGGCCAATAAGGCGGACCTGTTCATCTCCATCCATGCCGACAGCTTCCAGCAACCCGAAATTCGCGGTGCCAGCGTCTATACGCGCGACGAGAATGCCACCGACGTGCTCGACAAGGTGCTGGCCGATACCGAGAACAGGTCGGACGTGATCGCCGGCTTCACCATGCCGCCCATGGCGCCCGAAGTCGTCGACATCCTGCTCGATCTGATGCGGCGCGAGATGCGGGTGCAATCCTTCATGGCGGCGCAGTCGATCGTGCATCAACTCGAACCCAGCGTGGCGTTGCGGCGCTTCCCGGTGCGGCAGGCCGATTTCTTCGTGCTGCAAGCGCCCGACGTGCCGTCCGTGCTGGTGGAACTGGGCTTTCTCTCCAATGCCAGCGATATCGCCAATCTCATGCAATCGGATTGGCGCGACCGCACGGCCGAGGCGATTGCGCGCGGAATATCGACATATTTCGACAGTTTGCAGGAAGAGCCATGA